The Pongo abelii isolate AG06213 chromosome 20, NHGRI_mPonAbe1-v2.0_pri, whole genome shotgun sequence genome window below encodes:
- the FPR1 gene encoding fMet-Leu-Phe receptor, translating to METNSSLPTNISGGTPAVSAGYLFLDIITYLVYAVTFVLGVLGNGLVIWVAGFRMTHTVTTISYLNLAVADFCFTSTLPFFMVRKAMGGHWPFGWFLCKFIFTIVDINLFGSVFLIALIALDRCVCVLHPVWTQNHRTVSLAKKVIIGPWVMALLLTLPVIIRVTTVPGKMGPGTVSCTFNFSPWTNDPKERMKVAIAMLTVRGIIRFIIGFSAPMSIVAVSYGLIATKIHKQGLIKSSRPLRVLSFVAAAFFLCWSPYQVVAFIATVRIRELLQGMYKEISIAVDVTSALAFFNSCLNPMLYVFMGQDFRERLIHSLPASLERALTEDSTQTSDTATNSTLPSAEVELQAK from the coding sequence atggagACAAATTCCTCTCTCCCCACGAACATCTCTGGAGGGACACCTGCTGTATCCGCTGGCTATCTCTTCCTGGATATCATCACTTATCTGGTATATGCAGTCACCTTTGTCCTCGGGGTCCTGGGCAACGGGCTTGTGATCTGGGTGGCTGGATTCCGGATGACACACACAGTCACCACCATCAGTTACCTGAACCTGGCCGTGGCTGACTTCTGTTTCACCTCCACTTTGCCATTCTTCATGGTCAGGAAGGCCATGGGAGGACATTGGCCTTTCGGTTGGTTCCTGTGCAAATTCATCTTTACCATAGTGGATATCAACTTGTTTGGAAGTGTCTTCCTGATCGCCCTCATTGCTTTGGACCGCTGTGTTTGTGTCCTGCATCCAGTCTGGACCCAGAACCACCGCACCGTGAGCCTGGCCAAGAAGGTGATCATCGGGCCCTGGGTGATGGCTCTGCTCCTCACATTGCCAGTTATCATTCGTGTGACTACAGTACCTGGTAAAATGGGGCCAGGGACAGTATCCTGCACTTTTAACTTTTCACCCTGGACCAACGACCCTAAAGAGAGGATGAAGGTGGCCATTGCCATGTTGACGGTGAGAGGCATCATCCGGTTCATCATTGGCTTCAGCGCACCCATGTCCATCGTCGCTGTCAGTTATGGGCTTATTGCCACCAAGATCCACAAGCAAGGCTTGATTAAGTCCAGTCGTCCCTTACGGGTCCTCTCCTTTGTCGCAGCTGCCTTTTTTCTCTGCTGGTCCCCATATCAGGTGGTGGCCTTTATAGCCACAGTCAGAATCCGTGAGTTATTGCAAGGCATGTACAAAGAAATTAGCATTGCAGTGGATGTGACAAGTGCCCTGGCCTTCTTCAACAGCTGCCTCAACCCGATGCTCTATGTCTTCATGGGCCAGGACTTCCGGGAGAGGCTGATCCACTCCCTTCCCGCCAGTCTGGAGAGGGCCCTGACCGAGGACTCAACCCAAACCAGTGACACAGCTACCAATTCTACTTTACCTTCTGCAGAGGTGGAGTTACAGGCGAAGTGA